In Cardinium endosymbiont of Dermatophagoides farinae, the sequence TGGCAATTTTGGCGCTTGTCTATGCTCCTCAAATACATTTAGTATTCTGGCGACTGCGCTTCTCCTAAAAACTGCTGATCACAAATAGGTTTTGAAGAAGGTCTCATTAACCTAGTTAAGCTCATCGCTTAACGGCGCTTTTCACAGCATTTATTACTTCTTCGGCTTTTTCAGAAGATGATTGCACACAACTAGATAAGCGCTTGGCTTTATTCTGGATCGCTTTGGTAATTTTTTTCTTGGTATCATCACAGATTAAAAATCCCAATACAGTGCCCAATACTACGCCTAATACTAGGTAATACATATTTCTAAACATAACATGCTACTTTAAATTAAACTGTTTAACAGTTAAAAAAATGAACTTCACAGATACATTTAAATTTACATACTTTAAGTGAATAAAGCTATATTAAAGATAAAATATAATACCGTGAAGGTTAGTTTAATCTTTAAATATCCAATTTAGCATATTTGGCATAACGTTCTATAAATTCCCTACGAGGTGGTACTTCATCTCCCATTAACATAGAAAAAAGATGTTCTGCAGCCAGTGCAGAGGCTATGGTGACCTGTTTTAGGTTGCGACGGGTGGGGTCCATAGTGGTATCCCAAAGTTGGATTTCATTCATTTCACCTAACCCTTTATAACGTTGTACAAATACGGCATCCACTTTGCCATCTTTCAGGCTAAAGTGCTTAACCCATTCTTCTTTTTCTGACTCTGCCCAGCAATATTGCTCTTCTTTGTCTCTTTTCACCAGGTAGAGTGGGGAGAGGCAATGTAAAGATGTCCTTTTTCTATGATGTCCCGCATATACCGGAAGAAAAAAGTTAAAATAAGGGTGCGAATATGGCTGCCATCTACATCTGCATCAGTCATAATCACAATTTTGTGGTAGCGTAATTTATCTAGCTGAATCGCTTGATCATTTCCGTCTGTGCCCATGGCAATGCCTAGTGCAGTGATCATATTTCTAACCTGCTCATTATCATATATTTTATATACTTGTGCCTTTTCTACATTTAGAATTTTACCTTTTAGGGAAGAATCGCTTGAAACCTTCTATTTCTACCCATTTTAGCAGTACCACCAGCAGAATCACCCTCTACCAAAAAGAGTTCACAAAGTGCAGGGTCCCGTTCGGAGCAATCTGCTAATTTGCCCGGTAAACTGTTGCTCATCAACACATTTTTGCGTTGGACCATTTCACGTGCTTTTCGAGCAGCTTGGCGGGCCTGGGCAGCTACGATTACTTTATGGATAATTAGTTTTGCCTCCTTAGGGTGCTCTTCTAAGTAGTAATGTAATACTTCGGCTACACAGCTTTCTACAGCGCTTTGTACCTCTGCATTCCCCAGCTTGGTTTTTGTTTGTCCCTCAAATTGAGGTTCTGCTACCTTTACAGAGATGACAGCAGTTAAACCCTCTCGAAAGTCATCTCCAATAATCTCTACTTTAGCTTTCTCTAATAAACCAGATTTATCTGCATAGTTTTTTAAAGTGCGGGTCAGGGCTCTTTTAAACCCAGTGACATGCATGCCTCCTTCAATGGTATGTATATTATTGACATAAGAGACTACTGTTTCAGAATAGCCTGTATTGTAGGTCATGGCAACTTGTACCATTACATTGTTTTTTTCTCCCTCTACAACGATAGGCGCAGGCATAATGGAGAGTTTGGTGCTATCTAAGTGGGCTACAAATTCCAAAAGCCCCCTTCAGAGTGAAAGCTTTGCCTGAAAGGATTGCCTTGCTCATCGCGTTCACGGCGATCCTCTAGTTCCATCTTTAGCCCTACATTTAAATAGGCCAATTCTTGTAGCCTGCCGACAATGGTATGTAGGTTATAGATCGTAGTAGTAAAAATAGAGCCATCTGGGGTAAAATGAACGGTAGTACCGCGTAGATCTGTATGGCCTACCTCTTTAACAGGGTAATGTGGAATGCCTTGGCATATTCTTGTTTGTAGATCTTTCCATTGCGGTATACGGTAACCTCTAAGTGCGCCGATAATGCGTTTACACAAGAAACCCCTACACCATGCAATCCTCCAGAAATTTTATAGGTGTCTTTGTCAAATTTACCACCTGCATGCAATACCGTCATCACCACTTCTAGGGCTGATTTTTGTTCTTTTGGATGTATCTCAGTAGGAATACCACGACCATCATCCCATACGGTAATCGAGTTGTCCTCGTGGATAATAATACCAATTTTAGTGCAATAGCCTGCTAAAGACTCATCAATAGCATTGTCTACTACCTCCCAAACAAGATGGTGTAATCCCTTTATGCCCACATCACCAATGTACATGGCAGGACGTTTGCGGACCGCTTCTAGCCCTTCTAGGATTTGGATATTATCTGCTGAATAGTCATTAGTGGGTTGGGTCATTTTTTAAAAGCTGATTTAAACAAAAAAAATATATGTTAAGATAATAGGTTTCATTGAAAGGTATGCTATATTTCAACTATTGTCATGCCGTTCATACAGTGTATTGGACTCTTTACCGTTACCTCTTTTACGGAGGGATGGCTTTTTAAATAGCTCCGTATGGCGCTACGCAAAATGCCCTTTCCCTGTCCATGGATGATTTTTAATCGATTGTGACCCAATAACAATGAGCGGTCTAGAAATTTTTCTAATGCACACAGTGCTTGGGCCTTATTGAAACCATGCAGATCAAGTATTGGATCGGCTGCTGTAGATGGTGCGCGCATCGTAATGGTTTTGACTGGCATCGTTCCAATAGATGGGGCAGGTGCTACTGCCTCAACCGCCTCAAGTGGAAGATAAAAGTGCAGCTTTCCAAAAGCAATCAATGCTTTATGCAGGTGTATATCTATTACTTGACCTATGGCAGATTGATTTTTAATCCGTACATAGCTACCAACCAAAATGGCCATATTTAAAAAAAATTAAAAACTAAGCAGACAGCCCCTCTAAAGCTACATAAACTTTGTCATATACCTTAACTGCCCTGTCCAAAGAGTTTTCTAAATAATAGTTTACACTTGCTTTAAAGGCTTGCTGATCCACCCCATGTAATGTTAATATTTTTTGATGGTTTTGATGACGCAGTCTATCTATCGTTTCTTGAGGGTAGTAGCTGTTGAGTAACCAACTATTAAGCAGTTCCAAATCCCTTACCACATGGACAAAAGCGACTTCATTGATTATAGTGGTAGGCCGATGATCGGTAAAGATACGTGTAAGCGTTGGCTTACCTACCCAATATAATAATAGCGATGATGCTAAGAAAATAGCAGCTATTTTTTTCATACTGCAAACAAGAGGTTAAGTGATCTATTTCATGTAAAGTTAAGTAAAAAACCCTATATTAGGTAAATGTGAAGTAAAAAATTAGATAGATGAAAAGAATTTAATAGGAGGTAAGCGGGTTTTGCAGGAGCCTCATTACATATTTTTATGTACGTAACGATAGCTCATATAAACATTGATTATGGAAGTCTACCCAAAAAAAATTCTTTCTGTTGTTCATCCAAGAAAATTTAACTTTGATAAAAGCACCAACTACCACTTGTCTATTAATATAGGCGATGGCCTGATTAAAGTATGTTGTATAGAACATGCTACGCAAGCATGCTTATTGCTGGGCATATATGCACTTCCGCTCGATAAAAACCATCCAAGCTATATTAAAAGCTTAGAACAACTTTATAATCAAGATTTTTTTCTCATTAAAAAGAATTGGCGTTCTGTTACGTTATCTATTTCAAATCAAAAGTTTACCCTGTTGCCTCATCTGCTGCTTAGCACAAAAGATTTGTTGCACTATATGCATGTTGCTTGTGGTGTAGATACAAATGATGAAGTGATCTCTTTTACCCATCCATTGGCGAAAGTGTCCGTTGTCTTTTCAGAAAATGCTGCTGTATTAGATTGGTTTAGAAAACGCTATACGGGTAGTAATTTTCATGTTATCCATCAGGCCAATGCAATTATAGAAGGATCCCAGATAGAATGCCTACCTAAAACGGAATTATTTGTCTGGTTGGCAGTAGATTATTTATATATAGTGGTCCATAATAAAAGACAATTACGCTATTGTAATCTTTTTACTTATAAAACATCCGATGACTTTTTAACCTATCTATCGGCTGTAATCCAAGTGATGCAGTTGGAACCTACTTCCTGTCCACTACTGGTGAGTGGATGTATTGAAAAAAAGTCATTGGCCTATCGTCGGTTAAAAGCATATATGCCAAAGACTACATTAAAAACTAAGATTAACTTTTTACATGCCAATCCATATGTTTTTAAAGCAAGTGGCACTTCGCCTATGTTGTATTTTGACGTGATCAGCAGTTTCCTTTGTCATACCCATAGCAACGCATGCTCATAAATCAAGGGCTATGGTAAGCTTAGGCTGTCTATTAGACCTTCTACAAAAGCTATTTGTGATCAGCAGTTTTTAGGAGAAGCGCAGTCGAGCACCGCAGCATACTAAATGTATGTGAGGAGCATAGACAAGCTTCGACACCAAAACTGCCATTAGAAATAGGTTTTGCAGAAGGTCTATCTAAGATCCATTATTTTTAGTCAGATCTGTTTATATGTCTCTTATTTTAAGCATTGAAACTGCTACAGCGGCTTGTTCTGTCGCGTTACACCATACTGGTAAGCTTATAGGCCATACCACACTTTTCACTGATCGTTCCCATTCGGAATACCTGATGCCTATTATAGAAGATTTATTAAAGAATAGTAACTATGATCGTGGGTCATTAGCTGCCATAGCCATTTCTGGTGGTCCTGGTTCTTTCACTGGGTTACGGATTGGCACTGCAGTTGCCAAAGGGCTTTGCTATGGGTTAGCCATTCCACTGATCTCAGTTGGTACATTAGAAGCCATGGCCTATGGGATGCGTTCATTTGTCGATAAGGAGACTTTGTTATGCCCCGCTCTTGAAGCCAGAAGAACCGCTATTTATACCCTTATCGCTGACCAAGCAGGGCAAATCAAACGTCCTGCCCATGTAGCATTGTTAGATAGTAAGGTATATAGAGATGCACTTCCCTGCCAATCCCTACTCTTTTTTGGAGATGGCGTTCCAAAATGCAAAACATTTCTTATGGAAGACAAAAAGATTCATTATATAGAGCAGCAGGTAGTGCCTTCTGCTATACAAATAGGCTATTTGGCTTTTTTGAAGTTTCAAAAGCAGCTTTGGGAAGATATGGCTAGTTATACACCCTATTATTTAAGCCAATTTCAGTAGCAATAAAGGAATTTTTAATATTTATTTGGTTTTTTTTAAGATTAACCTTAATATTGCTGCTATTAAGTCATTTGGTGGGGGCGATTTGGCCTGTAGTAAGGTCAGGTTGCTTCTGCATTGTAGAAGTTGTAATTTGTAATTAAGTAGTAAAAGAAGTTTATAACACACACAATTTTTAATAATTATTAACATGAAAGGAATCAAAAAAACTTTAATGGCAGGTCTATTGACTTGCGCTGCGTTGAATCATGCACACGAGGCAAAGGCGGAAGCGAATCCGTTGAGTTATGGTTTTCACCTTAGTGGAACTATATCCTCTGCTATAGGATGTAGTGATGAGGCTAAATTTGGTGCAAAAAAAGCAGAGCCTAAGTTCTTCGATAACCTATGGTTTTCTCCTAAAATTTATGTAGAATATGCACTTGCAGATTATTTCGGTATGAGGCTCGATGTTCTTTATATGAGGCAAGGAGGTACGCTGGAAGCAGAGGAGGAAAAAAATGATGACAATTCGAGCAGCTCTAGTAAATCATCTATTAGTATGGCTGCTCATAGTGTTGGTATAGGATTGCATGCATGCTTTTACCCACTTAGTCTAGATGGAGAAGATGGTGCTTTTAGAGCTATGCTAGGCGGTTCTGTTTCTATGCCGTTCAAAGAAACCTATGAGAAAAATGGTAAAGACTTCACAGTTGATGAGGGTAAAAAGAATGAACTAGCAGGCCTTGATATAGCTGCTGTTGGTACGCTTGGATATGAATTCCCTATTGGATTGACTATTGAAGCTCAATATAGATATAACTTTTTAAATAGATTTAAAACAGAAGGCGATAAAGAACAAACTGTATTCGACAATATATCCAAATTAAAGCAACTTCACACGCAATCTATAGCCCTTGGAGTAGGTTATAACTTTGCTGCTTTGTTCTCTGAGTAATCTGGATGTAGGAAGATAACGTTTCTATACTTTATTTTTCCTGGTTTTAGTAGCAGCTAGCTTTTGCTTATATGGCCCGTTCGTCTAGGGGTTAGGACGTCAGGTTTTCATCCTGGAAACAGGGGTTCGATTCCCCTACGGGCTACTTCATTATCTTCTCTTTAGCCATACACAGCATTGCTATCCTTAAAAATTGTATAAAAAAACGCGCCCTTGGAAAAAGCTGCGATCAGAAAGTGCAGCTTACAGATGAATAGAAAAACAGATTGTAGGGAGGTATGCGTTCAATGCTATGGCCATAGTAGGAAAATGCCCCTGTAAAAAGTTGCGAAATAGAATCCGCTCCTTACAGATGATTAGGAAAAATAGATTCCTTTCAAGCCCGCGCAGCGGGCGGTTCCTGTTTTTCCATCTGTAAGGGGCGGGTTCCGCAACTTTTTGCCGAGGGCTTGATTTTTTGTTACTTTTTTATCAAGAAAAAAGTAAGAGAAAGACTCCTTTTATCAAGAAAAAAGTAAGGATAAAAATTCCTTTAGGTTTTTTATAGGGTTGATTTTTATATTAAAAGGTTTAGCAAATTGCTGATGCTGTGCAGTTATAAACACCTCTTTAAACCCCAGTTTTTCTGCTTCTGCGATTCTATATTCCATTCTTTGTACGTTTCTAAGCTCACCGCCTAATCCTACTTCTGCTATAAAACATTTTAAGTTTGAGATAACCTGATCCTTTAGAGAGCCTATCACTGCCATACAGATGGCCAGGTCTAATGCGGTATCATCTACTCTAAGTCCCCCTGTAATATTTAAAAACACATCACGGTCATGTAGACGAATCCCTGTTCGTTTTTCTAATACAGCTAGTAACATATTCAAGCGCCTTGGATCATAGCCTGTAGCATTGCGCTGAGGGTTTCCATATCTGGTTGCAG encodes:
- a CDS encoding Smr/MutS family protein; protein product: MAILVGSYVRIKNQSAIGQVIDIHLHKALIAFGKLHFYLPLEAVEAVAPAPSIGTMPVKTITMRAPSTAADPILDLHGFNKAQALCALEKFLDRSLLLGHNRLKIIHGQGKGILRSAIRSYLKSHPSVKEVTVKSPIHCMNGMTIVEI
- a CDS encoding DUF4296 domain-containing protein, yielding MKKIAAIFLASSLLLYWVGKPTLTRIFTDHRPTTIINEVAFVHVVRDLELLNSWLLNSYYPQETIDRLRHQNHQKILTLHGVDQQAFKASVNYYLENSLDRAVKVYDKVYVALEGLSA
- a CDS encoding DUF3822 family protein, with the translated sequence MEVYPKKILSVVHPRKFNFDKSTNYHLSINIGDGLIKVCCIEHATQACLLLGIYALPLDKNHPSYIKSLEQLYNQDFFLIKKNWRSVTLSISNQKFTLLPHLLLSTKDLLHYMHVACGVDTNDEVISFTHPLAKVSVVFSENAAVLDWFRKRYTGSNFHVIHQANAIIEGSQIECLPKTELFVWLAVDYLYIVVHNKRQLRYCNLFTYKTSDDFLTYLSAVIQVMQLEPTSCPLLVSGCIEKKSLAYRRLKAYMPKTTLKTKINFLHANPYVFKASGTSPMLYFDVISSFLCHTHSNACS
- the tsaB gene encoding tRNA (adenosine(37)-N6)-threonylcarbamoyltransferase complex dimerization subunit type 1 TsaB, which gives rise to MSLILSIETATAACSVALHHTGKLIGHTTLFTDRSHSEYLMPIIEDLLKNSNYDRGSLAAIAISGGPGSFTGLRIGTAVAKGLCYGLAIPLISVGTLEAMAYGMRSFVDKETLLCPALEARRTAIYTLIADQAGQIKRPAHVALLDSKVYRDALPCQSLLFFGDGVPKCKTFLMEDKKIHYIEQQVVPSAIQIGYLAFLKFQKQLWEDMASYTPYYLSQFQ
- a CDS encoding outer membrane beta-barrel protein, with protein sequence MKGIKKTLMAGLLTCAALNHAHEAKAEANPLSYGFHLSGTISSAIGCSDEAKFGAKKAEPKFFDNLWFSPKIYVEYALADYFGMRLDVLYMRQGGTLEAEEEKNDDNSSSSSKSSISMAAHSVGIGLHACFYPLSLDGEDGAFRAMLGGSVSMPFKETYEKNGKDFTVDEGKKNELAGLDIAAVGTLGYEFPIGLTIEAQYRYNFLNRFKTEGDKEQTVFDNISKLKQLHTQSIALGVGYNFAALFSE